The genomic stretch CGGCCCGTGGATGATCGGAAATGACGTTTTGCACTTGCATCGAGCACGATCGATCGTCATGCTGGCCGATATCCGATCACCAAGGATCGGTCCGACCGGAAGGACACCATGTCCGACACCTTCGTGGGCGACGAGCTGGCATCGCAGCCGGCCTCCTGGCGCTCCGCCGCGGCCCTGCTGCCCTCGTTCACCGACGTCCTGCCCCAGCCCGGCGAGCGCGTGGCCGTCATCGGCTGCGGCACGAGCTGGTTCATCGCGATGAGCTACGCCGTCGCCCGTGAGTCCGCCGGCCTCGGGCAGACCGACGCCTTCGCCGGCTCCGAGTACCCCGCCGACCGGCAGTACGACCGCGTCGTCACCATCTCGCGCTCCGGCACCACCACCGAGATCATCGACCTGCTCCGTGCCCTGCCGACCCAGCGCACCGTGCTCGTCACGGCCGTGCCGGACAGCCCCGCCGCCGCGGACGCCGACGACGTCGTCGCGCTGCCGTTCGCCGACGAGCGCTCGGTCGTGCAGACCCGCTTCGCCACCACCGCACTCGCACTGCTCCGTGCCTCGCTCGGCGAGGACGTCGAGGCCCTGGCCGTCCAGGCCGAGACCGCGCTGACGCTGCCGATCGACGACCTGCTCGACGCCGAGCAGGTCACGTTCGTCGGCCGTGGCCCCGCCGTGGGCCTGACGTTCGAAGCCGCCCTGAAGACCCGCGAGGCCGCACAGTTCTGGGCCGAGTCGTACCCGGCGATGGACTACCGCCACGGTCCGATCGCGATCGCACAGCCCGGCCGCCTGGTCTGGTCGCTCGGCCCCGTGCCGGACGGTCTCGCCGACGAGGTCGCCGCCACCGGAGCCCGCCTGGTGCACCACGACCTCGACCCGCTCGCCGGACTCGTCGTCGTGCACCGCTTCGCCGTCGCCCTGGCCGAGCGCCGTGGTCTCGACCCGGACCACCCGCGCTCGCTCACCCGTTCGGTCATCCTCACCTGATGGCCGCGCGCGGGGCAGTGCTCGGGGTCGACGTCGGCGGCACGGGCATCAAGGCCCGACTGACCGGCACGGACGGACAGGTGCTCGACGAGCAGCGCGTCCCGACCCCGCGTGACGACCCCGCTGCAGAGTCCCTCGCCGTCGTCGTGGCCGAGCTCGCGGTGCACGCGCGCTCGGTCGCCCGACAGCAGGGGACGACCCTCGACGCCGTCGGCCTGGTCGTCCCCGGCGTGGTCGACGAGGCCGCCGGTCGTTCGGTGCTGTCGGTGAACCTCGGCTGGCAGGACGTCCCGGTCCGCCAGCGGGTCGCCGAGGCACTCCGGGCGACGGGCACCGACGTCCCCCTCGCCTTCGGCCACGACGTCCGCGCCGGGGCCCTCGCGGAGGTCCAGTCCGGTGGGCTGGACCACGGCACGGTCGCGTTCGTGCCGGTCGGCACCGGGCTCGCCAGCGCCCTGGTCGTCGACGGCCGGGTCGTCAGCGGTGACGGCTGGGCCGGCGAGATCGGCCAGGTGCGGATCCCCACCGGGCCGCACGCGGGCCTCCGGGTCGAGGAGGTCGCCTCGGCCGGTGCCGTCGCCCGCCGGAGCGGTGCCCCGTCCGCCCACGCCGCGATGCTCCGCGTCGTCGACGGCGACCCCGTCGCCCGACGGGTGTGGGACGAGTGCGTCGCCGTCCTCGCCGACGCGCTCGCCTGGCTGACGGCGACCGCCGGCTGCCACACCCTGGTGATCGGCGGCGGGCTCGCGCAGTCCGGCACGCTCCTGCTCGACCCCCTCACCGTGGCCGTGACCGACCGTCTGGTGGGCGTCCGCGTCCCGGCGCTCGTCGGCGCGCGGCACGGCGACGCCGCGGGTGCGATCGGCGCGGCCCTCCTCGCGCAGGGGCTGCTCGCCCGCACCCACGAGCGCAACCACGACCTCGGCCTCGACCACCCGAGGGCGGTGTCCGCGTGACGACGCTCGTCCGCGCCCCCCGCGTCGTCACCGCCTCGGCCGACCTCACCGACGGCTGGATCGCGGTCACCGACGGCCGGGTCGCCGCGGTCGGCACCGGCCCGGCTCCGGACCACGACGCCGTGGTCGAGGCACCCGGCACCGTCGTGCCGGGCTTCGTCGACCTCCACGCGCACGGCGCCCTCGGCCACGACTTCGCCTCGTGCTCGGCGGACGAGGCCCGCGCCGCCGGCGCCCACCACGCCGACCGCGGGACGGCCCACCTGGTCGCCTCGATCGCGACCGGCACGGTGCCGGACACGGTCGCCGCGCTCCACCGGCTCCGCCCGCTGGTCGCCGACGGCACGCTCGCCGGGCTGCACCTCGAGGGCCCCTGGCTCGCCCCCGCACGTCGAGGCGCGCACGCCGCCGCCCTGCTGCACCCGCCGACCGCCGCCGAGGTCGAGCTCCTCGTCGACGCCGGCGGCCCCGCCCTCCGGATCGTCACGCTCGCCCCCGAACTCCCCGGCGCGGTCGACGCGGTCCGCCGACTCG from Curtobacterium sp. MCLR17_032 encodes the following:
- a CDS encoding SIS domain-containing protein, which translates into the protein MSDTFVGDELASQPASWRSAAALLPSFTDVLPQPGERVAVIGCGTSWFIAMSYAVARESAGLGQTDAFAGSEYPADRQYDRVVTISRSGTTTEIIDLLRALPTQRTVLVTAVPDSPAAADADDVVALPFADERSVVQTRFATTALALLRASLGEDVEALAVQAETALTLPIDDLLDAEQVTFVGRGPAVGLTFEAALKTREAAQFWAESYPAMDYRHGPIAIAQPGRLVWSLGPVPDGLADEVAATGARLVHHDLDPLAGLVVVHRFAVALAERRGLDPDHPRSLTRSVILT
- a CDS encoding ROK family protein; its protein translation is MAARGAVLGVDVGGTGIKARLTGTDGQVLDEQRVPTPRDDPAAESLAVVVAELAVHARSVARQQGTTLDAVGLVVPGVVDEAAGRSVLSVNLGWQDVPVRQRVAEALRATGTDVPLAFGHDVRAGALAEVQSGGLDHGTVAFVPVGTGLASALVVDGRVVSGDGWAGEIGQVRIPTGPHAGLRVEEVASAGAVARRSGAPSAHAAMLRVVDGDPVARRVWDECVAVLADALAWLTATAGCHTLVIGGGLAQSGTLLLDPLTVAVTDRLVGVRVPALVGARHGDAAGAIGAALLAQGLLARTHERNHDLGLDHPRAVSA